A part of Gossypium hirsutum isolate 1008001.06 chromosome A07, Gossypium_hirsutum_v2.1, whole genome shotgun sequence genomic DNA contains:
- the LOC107952861 gene encoding wound-induced basic protein yields the protein MIYDVNSPLFRSFLSQKGGSSDKRKMEEQKPKEQRPKANENKPVMTE from the exons ATGATTTACGACGTCAATTCTCCTCTCTTCCGCTCTTTCCTCAGCCAGAAGGGAGGCTCCTCCGACAAGAG AAAAATGGAGGAGCAGAAGCCTAAGGAACAGAGACCCAAAGCAAATGAGAATAAGCCTGTCATGACAGAGTAA
- the LOC107955793 gene encoding uncharacterized protein, which translates to MSEFSLACKKKNDEDHELSSLLVSNFILFCSSIFSHPLYFSYFIFFSPYFVKLLSFLSPLFFTTTLLVLTLFTLDQSDASICHLESKLLTSLLTTYQTLVETLRCEVEDESDGFGCLEPLEAYKIVFETSNPLQVCLDMESKEAPIDKGLDSKPAPETNQVKAVVKIFEDFLQEKERVENCCWKKRDRQVESKAMWHKAAVSGGDNSQRVKADNTGGYYYDYNSEAKEWKKTLAWKLLEERRSDKVEGDEGMDLLWETYEIESKLKSNSKKGKKGGNEGYDMDRYEYEYRYGYEEESVPQLCCLHALKFSARKMNLGMARSNIVKISKALKGFGWLHHFGNKHGKKGTI; encoded by the coding sequence ATGTCTGAATTTTCATTGGCTTGcaagaagaaaaatgatgaagatCATGAATTGTCAAGTCTTTTGGTGTCCAATTTTATCCTCTTTTGCTCTTCCATTTTCTCTCACCCTCTCTATTTCTCTTATTTCATCTTCTTCTCTCCTTATTTCGTCAAGCTTCTCTCTTTTCTTTCGCCTCTCTTCTTTACCACTACCCTTTTGGTTCTTACCTTGTTCACCCTTGACCAATCAGATGCCTCCATTTGCCACCTCGAATCCAAGCTACTAACTTCCCTACTTACTACATACCAAACACTAGTTGAAACATTAAGGTGTGAAGTTGAGGATGAAAGTGATGGGTTTGGGTGCTTGGAACCGCTCGAAGCTTATAAGATAGTGTTTGAAACGTCAAACCCTCTTCAAGTTTGTCTGGATATGGAGTCCAAAGAAGCTCCCATTGACAAGGGTTTAGATTCAAAACCAGCGCCCGAAACTAATCAGGTAAAGGCTGTAGTGAAGATCTTTGAAGATTTCTTGCAAGAGAAGGAAAGGGTTGAAAATTGTTGTTGGAAAAAGAGAGATAGACAAGTGGAGTCCAAGGCCATGTGGCATAAAGCAGCTGTGAGTGGTGGTGATAATTCCCAAAGAGTGAAAGCTGACAATACTGGTGGGTATTATTATGATTACAATTCAGAAGCGAAGGAGTGGAAGAAGACATTGGCATGGAAGCTATTAGAGGAGAGACGGTCAGACAAAGTGGAGGGAGATGAAGGGATGGATTTGCTTTGGGAAACATATGAAATCGAGTCCAAACTCAAAAGCAACTCAAAGAAAGGGAAGAAAGGTGGGAATGAGGGCTATGATATGGATAGGTATGAGTATGAGTATCGGTATGGGTATGAGGAAGAGTCTGTACCTCAGTTATGCTGCTTACATGCTCTTAAGTTCTCTGCTAGGAAGATGAATTTGGGGATGGCCAGGTCTAATATTGTTAAGATCTCTAAGGCTCTCAAAGGCTTTGGATGGTTGCACCATTTTGGCAACAAGCATGGCAAGAAAGGTACCATCTGA